The following are encoded together in the Proteiniphilum saccharofermentans genome:
- a CDS encoding SDR family NAD(P)-dependent oxidoreductase, with product MGQIVITGASSAIGWAIAEELSTIGKPMLLQGTRKHELPLNELSANAEFVMADFSSPAALEHFISRLTDVDILVNAAACTITELLPQTRDESIDKMIAVNIAALVKICKAIIPPMCAKRSGVIVNITSVAASKVYRGQSVYAGTKAFSEAFSKGIAAEYGRKGVRCNCVAPGCINSGTLKLLAHIAKDKINQSNAMAKMGEPRDVAAAVAFLCREENAFINGTVLHVDGGQWIGL from the coding sequence ATGGGACAAATTGTCATTACCGGCGCGAGCTCCGCAATTGGATGGGCAATCGCTGAAGAGTTGTCGACAATCGGGAAACCCATGCTTTTACAGGGGACCCGAAAGCACGAACTGCCGTTGAATGAACTGTCGGCAAACGCGGAGTTCGTGATGGCCGATTTTTCCTCGCCTGCCGCGCTGGAACACTTTATCTCCCGGTTGACCGATGTAGATATTTTAGTCAATGCGGCAGCCTGCACGATTACCGAACTACTTCCGCAAACCAGGGACGAGTCGATCGACAAGATGATTGCCGTCAACATTGCCGCACTGGTAAAAATCTGCAAGGCAATTATTCCACCCATGTGTGCCAAAAGGTCGGGTGTCATCGTCAACATCACCTCGGTAGCAGCATCGAAGGTCTATCGGGGACAAAGTGTTTACGCCGGGACGAAAGCGTTCTCGGAGGCATTCTCGAAAGGAATTGCTGCCGAGTATGGTCGGAAAGGAGTGCGTTGCAACTGCGTGGCACCGGGATGCATCAATTCAGGAACATTAAAGCTCCTGGCCCATATTGCCAAAGACAAAATTAATCAATCCAATGCCATGGCGAAGATGGGGGAACCGCGGGATGTGGCTGCCGCTGTCGCTTTTCTCTGCCGGGAAGAAAACGCGTTCATCAACGGCACGGTACTGCACGTCGACGGGGGACAGTGGATCGGTCTCTGA
- a CDS encoding nitroreductase family protein produces MRNSYETFHALCQSRRSHRKFSPEPVPEEMIAQILETAATSPFASGRKNWKILVIRDRDVCREMVEAIRRQTEQMAADMEPEMASMFRRYVSNFTQFADVSALLLPIFRVAPVMRSLLRDRLTPSLQCWERDNAVKSISCVAMLILLAAESLGLGACYMTGPLIAGEELAQITGLSAGQEIGAIIPIGYPLK; encoded by the coding sequence ATGAGAAACAGTTACGAAACATTTCATGCCTTATGCCAAAGTAGAAGAAGCCACCGGAAATTCAGCCCCGAGCCGGTACCCGAAGAGATGATCGCGCAAATATTGGAGACCGCCGCTACGTCACCGTTTGCTTCAGGCAGGAAGAACTGGAAAATATTGGTTATCAGAGATAGAGATGTGTGCCGGGAGATGGTGGAGGCGATCCGACGGCAAACCGAACAAATGGCGGCCGACATGGAGCCGGAGATGGCGTCGATGTTCAGGCGTTATGTCTCAAACTTCACGCAGTTCGCAGATGTCTCCGCTTTATTGCTCCCCATATTCCGGGTCGCACCCGTAATGCGATCTCTCTTGCGCGACAGGCTGACACCCTCCCTGCAATGTTGGGAGCGCGACAATGCCGTGAAGTCGATTTCGTGTGTAGCCATGCTTATTCTGCTGGCTGCCGAGAGCCTGGGATTGGGTGCATGTTACATGACCGGCCCGCTCATCGCCGGTGAGGAGTTAGCACAGATTACCGGACTCTCTGCCGGACAAGAAATCGGCGCTATCATTCCAATTGGTTACCCGTTAAAATGA
- a CDS encoding ABC transporter permease, with protein MNILFAAIKKEIRQLKRNVSLLVIIGASPLLIMGIIPFSIEKRVKISLSVVDCDNSAASRIMTYRVKASPYFVKVTEMERVEEALDRVKENKSDMVMILPEKMERDAGEVEAAPLSIALDGTHTLNAQSHFAFLEQMLQYDLSEGEIPSQLHQNLLFNPSLDGRMWFIVSLLVLLVTLIGACLVTLDIVSEKESGIWEQLQATPLSLTVYIVSKMVVFAVAGLFVLGVGLLLCHSFFGFALAGRWYVFWLLALAFLWPMLMIGIGIASISKNQVQAIYLLVFVLLTIILMSSMFSFLNAMPGWARATRFVNPLYFMLDASRLVALKGFSLADVWSQFAALCIQGAVLSVLIFRRMERTK; from the coding sequence ATGAATATATTGTTTGCCGCCATAAAAAAAGAGATCAGGCAACTGAAACGCAATGTTTCGTTGCTGGTGATCATTGGTGCCAGTCCATTGCTCATCATGGGTATTATTCCGTTTTCGATAGAGAAGCGGGTGAAGATCAGCCTCTCCGTTGTTGATTGCGACAATAGTGCTGCCAGCCGTATCATGACCTATCGAGTGAAAGCTTCTCCCTATTTCGTGAAGGTGACGGAAATGGAGAGGGTGGAAGAGGCGCTCGATCGGGTCAAAGAGAACAAAAGTGATATGGTGATGATACTCCCCGAAAAGATGGAGCGTGACGCCGGAGAAGTAGAGGCAGCACCACTGAGTATCGCTCTTGATGGTACGCACACGCTGAACGCCCAAAGCCACTTTGCCTTCCTGGAGCAAATGCTGCAATATGATCTCTCCGAGGGGGAGATCCCCTCTCAGCTACACCAAAACCTGCTCTTCAACCCCTCCCTCGACGGGCGGATGTGGTTTATTGTCTCATTGCTGGTTTTGCTGGTCACACTTATCGGTGCCTGCCTTGTCACCCTCGATATAGTGAGCGAAAAAGAGTCGGGTATATGGGAGCAGTTACAGGCAACGCCGCTTTCTCTTACCGTTTATATCGTCTCGAAGATGGTTGTATTCGCGGTGGCCGGCCTGTTTGTCCTGGGTGTCGGCCTACTTCTATGCCACTCTTTTTTTGGCTTTGCCTTGGCGGGACGGTGGTATGTTTTCTGGCTGTTGGCATTAGCGTTCCTGTGGCCAATGCTCATGATTGGTATTGGTATTGCATCGATATCCAAGAACCAGGTGCAGGCGATATACTTGCTGGTCTTCGTGCTCCTGACGATTATCCTGATGAGCAGCATGTTCTCCTTTCTGAATGCTATGCCTGGCTGGGCCAGGGCGACGCGGTTCGTCAACCCGCTCTATTTCATGCTCGATGCTTCGCGGCTGGTAGCGTTGAAAGGGTTCTCGCTTGCCGATGTGTGGTCGCAGTTCGCGGCACTGTGCATCCAGGGTGCGGTGCTATCGGTCTTGATCTTCCGGCGGATGGAACGGACAAAATAG
- a CDS encoding ABC transporter permease — MKRGKNIVAIVRKEALLIWRDKLSVAILFLLPALILLVFGVVLSFEIKELHIAVINERHEPAVERLFAQIEASSSFHIVKRLHHSGEIAAAFGRDDIRMVIVAPGGFTRQLATGQYPDISLFIDASDPKLALAATSIARKIITAFVQEELPEMRPLQKQPVARFLYNPGLRKETASVPGLMMIIFILISSIMLSISFVGEKERGTDKMLAMTPFSTFDIVLGKSLPYLAITIFHIFSVWGVSYFIFHIHIAGNPILFLALNLLFAVNSMAFGLLIASLVDRQLEVAIICWLFLFIPNVFMSGFIFPLMSMPALFRWVAWILPGTSFIEAYRNIVFKGVGLQGNALPFALLLSQLVLLLLASRKGLVKRSGGYR, encoded by the coding sequence ATGAAAAGGGGGAAAAATATAGTGGCCATTGTACGAAAGGAGGCGCTTCTTATCTGGCGTGATAAGTTGAGTGTAGCGATTCTTTTCCTCTTACCCGCGCTGATTCTCCTCGTTTTCGGTGTTGTTTTATCCTTCGAAATCAAAGAGCTCCATATCGCCGTCATCAACGAACGGCACGAGCCGGCCGTAGAACGGCTATTCGCCCAGATAGAGGCGTCGAGCAGCTTTCATATAGTGAAACGGCTTCACCATTCCGGCGAAATAGCCGCTGCCTTTGGGAGGGATGATATCCGGATGGTGATCGTCGCCCCCGGCGGCTTCACCCGCCAATTAGCAACCGGACAATATCCCGATATATCTCTTTTTATTGATGCTTCCGATCCCAAGCTGGCGCTGGCGGCTACGAGTATCGCCCGTAAGATAATAACGGCTTTCGTACAGGAGGAGCTCCCTGAAATGAGGCCGCTGCAAAAGCAGCCGGTAGCGCGCTTCCTCTACAATCCCGGATTGCGGAAAGAGACGGCGTCGGTTCCCGGGTTGATGATGATTATTTTTATTCTTATTTCTTCTATCATGCTTAGCATCAGCTTTGTCGGGGAAAAAGAGCGGGGGACTGACAAGATGTTGGCGATGACGCCCTTTTCAACTTTCGATATCGTGTTGGGGAAATCGCTGCCTTACCTCGCCATTACGATTTTCCACATCTTCTCGGTGTGGGGTGTCAGTTATTTTATTTTTCATATCCATATAGCAGGCAACCCGATACTTTTCTTGGCGCTCAACCTGCTGTTCGCAGTCAACTCGATGGCCTTCGGCCTGTTGATCGCTTCACTGGTGGATCGGCAGCTTGAAGTGGCTATCATCTGCTGGTTGTTCCTTTTCATTCCGAACGTCTTCATGTCGGGCTTCATTTTCCCGCTCATGTCGATGCCCGCTCTTTTCCGGTGGGTCGCATGGATACTACCCGGCACGTCGTTCATCGAAGCATATAGAAATATTGTTTTTAAAGGTGTAGGGTTGCAAGGCAATGCGCTGCCGTTCGCATTACTCCTATCTCAATTGGTGCTGCTTTTGCTGGCCTCCCGTAAAGGACTGGTGAAGCGGTCGGGAGGATACAGATGA
- a CDS encoding HlyD family secretion protein translates to MRKNALQNLLAAFIIILSSCSEADRPAAYGHFEAREWIVSAAGSGKILWLDIEEGDALTKGQPVGQIDTAELSLQKIHLDNQIVNLRASLPDVGLQIGTLKEKKNVAEKEYLRVDRLVQSGAADRKKLDQIEDELALVDRQIAAALSSLHRETAAILAQIEALEMQRDITTHRIQECAIVNPEKGRVALQFAKRHGFTASGHPLYKLIDTGEMTLHSWFPGELLPQLSIGGEVKVAIDHPYGKMKYHVGKICHIAEKPEFTPGQVQTRQNRALLFYHVKINVTNDGTIKPGMPAEIYLLNLSPEE, encoded by the coding sequence ATGAGAAAAAACGCACTCCAGAACCTGCTTGCCGCATTTATAATCATTTTGTCGAGTTGCTCGGAGGCAGATCGACCGGCAGCTTATGGGCATTTCGAGGCACGTGAATGGATCGTTTCCGCTGCCGGAAGTGGTAAAATCCTCTGGCTCGACATAGAAGAGGGCGATGCGCTCACGAAAGGGCAACCGGTCGGTCAGATCGATACCGCGGAACTGTCACTGCAGAAGATCCACCTCGACAATCAAATTGTGAATCTCCGTGCCTCGTTACCGGATGTGGGACTACAGATCGGGACGTTGAAAGAGAAAAAGAATGTCGCTGAAAAAGAGTACCTGAGGGTTGATAGATTGGTGCAATCGGGTGCTGCCGACCGAAAAAAACTGGACCAGATTGAGGATGAGCTGGCGCTTGTAGACCGGCAGATTGCTGCCGCATTGTCGTCACTGCACCGTGAAACGGCTGCCATCCTCGCCCAGATAGAAGCACTCGAAATGCAACGCGATATCACTACGCACCGCATCCAAGAGTGCGCTATCGTGAATCCCGAGAAGGGAAGAGTGGCGTTGCAATTTGCCAAGAGGCACGGATTTACCGCTTCCGGGCATCCACTCTATAAACTGATTGACACTGGTGAAATGACCCTCCATAGTTGGTTCCCGGGAGAGCTGCTTCCACAACTCTCAATCGGAGGCGAAGTGAAAGTGGCCATAGACCATCCCTACGGGAAAATGAAATATCATGTCGGGAAGATCTGCCATATCGCCGAAAAACCGGAATTTACACCAGGCCAGGTGCAGACCCGGCAAAACCGGGCTCTATTGTTCTATCATGTGAAGATCAACGTGACAAATGATGGTACGATTAAGCCGGGGATGCCGGCCGAGATTTATCTCCTGAATTTATCCCCTGAGGAATGA
- a CDS encoding MBL fold metallo-hydrolase codes for MELFVHSFVFNNKKENSYLLWNRAGECLLVDPGCSTPYEQELLTGFLSRNNLYPKRLLLTHGHFDHVAGVPFLIQEYGCECWMHSAEEKELQLSRTLAPMYEFETVEEFQVDHHYDDSTQLSFGGICLRVIHIPGHTDGSVCLFVPGGPYLFAGDALVKGSLGFVNNSYGEVLAHLQKKIYPLPDETIILYGHGPSSTLAEEKQTNPFFHRMNRKK; via the coding sequence ATGGAATTATTTGTCCACTCCTTTGTTTTCAACAACAAGAAAGAGAACAGCTATCTGCTGTGGAACCGGGCAGGAGAGTGTTTGCTGGTTGACCCGGGCTGCTCTACACCCTACGAGCAGGAATTGCTTACCGGATTCCTCTCCCGGAACAATCTCTATCCGAAGAGACTATTGCTTACGCATGGCCATTTTGACCATGTTGCCGGAGTACCATTCCTGATTCAAGAATATGGTTGTGAATGTTGGATGCACTCTGCTGAAGAAAAAGAACTCCAGCTATCCCGGACGTTGGCACCGATGTATGAGTTTGAGACAGTTGAAGAGTTTCAAGTAGATCATCATTACGACGACAGCACCCAACTCTCTTTTGGTGGAATCTGCCTGAGAGTCATCCATATTCCGGGGCATACCGATGGTTCTGTCTGCCTGTTTGTGCCGGGCGGTCCTTACCTGTTCGCGGGTGATGCGCTGGTGAAAGGCAGCCTGGGCTTTGTCAATAACAGTTATGGCGAGGTGCTGGCCCATCTCCAAAAAAAGATCTACCCGCTTCCGGATGAGACGATCATCCTTTACGGCCACGGACCCTCTTCCACGCTGGCTGAAGAGAAACAGACGAACCCCTTTTTCCATCGGATGAATCGGAAAAAGTAA
- a CDS encoding ABC transporter ATP-binding protein — MIEARHISKHFRSRQVLCDLNFSVEKGEILCLVGANGAGKSTLFNIIATLDDEYEGLLQIRGVNVRENKRQVREIIGYVPGRFSLYGELTVAENLSFFASAYGCNPYEAHQRSSGLWRHLEASSRKQAKYLSGGMKQKLGVCCALAHDPHLLLLDEPTTGIDPFSRHLLWEELRSLQKSGMTILVSTHYLEEAAIADRVLFIHEGRQLKLGPPDKIVASYPRQLFTLGGYPVQPLFHSMKELPGVINCYIRGEHVYITVDENILLETIGVFAAGKGFEKVEIAQLPADMEDVFIDCLATNGGGSISC, encoded by the coding sequence ATGATTGAGGCGCGACACATATCGAAACATTTCCGCAGCCGGCAGGTTCTGTGCGACTTGAACTTTTCCGTCGAAAAGGGTGAGATCCTGTGCCTGGTAGGCGCTAACGGTGCGGGGAAGTCGACCCTCTTCAATATCATCGCCACGCTTGACGATGAATATGAAGGTCTTCTCCAAATCCGCGGGGTAAATGTACGGGAAAATAAACGGCAGGTGAGGGAGATCATCGGCTATGTGCCGGGACGGTTTTCCCTCTATGGCGAGCTGACCGTTGCAGAGAACCTCTCCTTTTTTGCGTCGGCTTATGGTTGTAATCCATACGAAGCACATCAGCGTTCTTCCGGCCTGTGGCGCCATCTGGAGGCCTCTTCACGCAAGCAGGCCAAATACCTGTCGGGCGGGATGAAGCAGAAATTGGGAGTATGCTGTGCCCTGGCGCATGACCCGCACCTGCTCCTGCTCGATGAACCGACCACCGGGATTGATCCCTTTTCGCGCCACCTGTTATGGGAAGAGCTTAGATCGCTCCAGAAAAGTGGGATGACCATTCTTGTCAGTACGCATTATCTCGAAGAGGCGGCTATTGCCGACCGTGTTTTGTTCATCCATGAAGGGCGACAACTGAAGCTCGGTCCTCCTGATAAGATAGTGGCTTCATACCCCCGGCAGCTGTTTACCCTCGGTGGGTATCCCGTACAGCCATTGTTTCACTCGATGAAAGAGCTGCCGGGCGTCATCAACTGTTACATCCGTGGCGAGCATGTTTATATCACCGTTGACGAAAATATTTTGCTTGAGACGATAGGGGTATTCGCTGCCGGAAAAGGATTCGAAAAAGTGGAGATAGCACAGCTCCCGGCCGACATGGAAGATGTCTTTATCGATTGTCTGGCCACGAATGGAGGAGGGAGCATCTCATGCTAA
- a CDS encoding acyl carrier protein codes for MEIEYKLRELLMPVLGIANIEEIQPSHALVNDLGAESIDFVEILYLIETHFGVKIQIQEITMVDYASVDTSVDGKVTQVIAEKLNRDFKTDKFHEGQSVRDIYENFTVGDLSTIIALKTEKPKQEA; via the coding sequence ATGGAGATCGAATATAAATTAAGGGAATTACTGATGCCGGTGCTGGGCATTGCTAACATCGAGGAGATACAACCTTCACATGCGCTTGTGAACGACCTGGGAGCCGAAAGCATCGACTTTGTTGAAATACTTTACCTTATTGAAACCCATTTCGGGGTGAAAATACAGATACAGGAAATCACCATGGTTGACTATGCTTCGGTGGATACGTCCGTCGATGGCAAGGTAACCCAGGTGATCGCCGAGAAACTGAATCGCGACTTCAAGACCGATAAGTTCCATGAAGGGCAATCCGTACGCGATATTTACGAAAATTTCACGGTAGGTGATTTGTCCACTATCATCGCGTTGAAAACAGAGAAGCCAAAACAGGAAGCATGA
- a CDS encoding PorP/SprF family type IX secretion system membrane protein, giving the protein MKKLSLLIVALLLFTVAGVQAQSEGGDFAKRGAILLNPQLLNVSYQSMKINSSDSDASDGEKLSQLGLSVSGGYAIADNLFILAQVAGQSLQLGSDDATKVSFFTIGAGARYYIGKFFLGGGVLANNGKINIGGYFDDFDDMEVSGDDLSTTIIGYRAEAGYAIFLTPSVALEPSVSYGGKLTGGEIKVGGEKMDSKIKYNQFGVNLGVSIFF; this is encoded by the coding sequence ATGAAAAAGCTAAGTTTATTAATTGTCGCTTTATTACTTTTTACAGTAGCAGGTGTCCAGGCACAATCAGAGGGTGGCGATTTTGCCAAAAGAGGTGCAATCTTACTTAATCCTCAGTTGCTTAATGTGTCATATCAGAGCATGAAAATCAACAGCTCCGATAGTGATGCCAGCGATGGGGAGAAGTTATCGCAACTGGGTTTATCCGTCTCAGGTGGTTATGCCATTGCCGACAACCTGTTTATTCTTGCTCAGGTAGCCGGACAGTCATTACAATTGGGAAGTGATGATGCAACCAAAGTCTCTTTTTTCACTATCGGTGCTGGCGCCCGTTATTACATTGGTAAATTTTTCCTGGGCGGAGGTGTGCTTGCAAATAACGGTAAGATAAACATTGGTGGCTATTTTGACGACTTTGACGATATGGAGGTGAGCGGAGATGACCTCAGCACAACCATTATCGGATATCGTGCTGAGGCAGGATATGCCATATTCCTGACTCCGTCGGTTGCCCTTGAACCATCGGTCAGTTATGGAGGCAAACTTACGGGAGGTGAAATAAAAGTCGGCGGTGAAAAAATGGACTCCAAAATTAAATACAACCAATTTGGTGTCAATCTCGGAGTAAGCATCTTCTTCTAA
- a CDS encoding helix-turn-helix domain-containing protein produces the protein MFKLFLLLSPLYTTLFWAVVLNIVERRGNEPKWFLGKFMIVSLIIFISHTLYYLPLPELYIYADSLYYLAHLLTFPLYYIYVRLLAIDPRFSLRQHYKFLILPVVIFLLYGIGTLFMSKADYIGFLYPTLSEPPVTGIFLYQKIMRHLVNVVFVTQGMAYMSLSIIAVRRNSEKVANFYSNSEYSLRKVQWLNVTLLVTIFTCIVMEIISKENFAGNSSFLIAPSVILTGMLFWIGLLGNSQRQVLLTCGKDDEMDEEPPAKGITAQQRSLQMKIETLFTDKQIYLNENLTIWDLVREIGTNRTYISRVINNDIGVNFSQFVNGHRLAHARRLTAEQPGLSKEEVALQSGFGSAKSMRRAEKRE, from the coding sequence ATGTTCAAACTATTTCTCTTATTAAGTCCTCTCTATACCACCCTGTTTTGGGCGGTGGTGCTTAATATTGTGGAAAGGCGAGGAAACGAGCCGAAATGGTTCCTAGGTAAGTTTATGATCGTGTCGCTCATCATCTTCATATCTCACACATTGTACTATCTGCCCTTGCCTGAATTATATATCTATGCCGACTCTCTCTACTACCTTGCCCATTTACTGACCTTTCCTCTCTATTATATCTACGTACGGTTGCTGGCAATTGATCCCAGATTTTCGTTGAGGCAACACTACAAATTCCTGATACTACCGGTTGTTATTTTTCTACTCTATGGCATCGGGACACTTTTCATGTCGAAAGCGGATTACATCGGTTTCTTGTATCCTACTCTATCGGAACCCCCTGTCACCGGAATTTTCCTATACCAGAAAATTATGAGACATCTCGTCAATGTGGTATTTGTCACGCAAGGTATGGCATACATGTCGCTGTCGATCATAGCGGTAAGACGTAATAGCGAAAAGGTTGCCAATTTTTATTCCAACTCTGAATATTCGTTGCGTAAAGTGCAGTGGTTGAACGTTACTTTGCTGGTTACGATCTTCACCTGTATCGTTATGGAGATAATCAGCAAGGAGAATTTTGCCGGGAACAGTTCTTTTCTGATCGCGCCGTCGGTGATTTTGACAGGCATGCTGTTCTGGATCGGCTTGCTCGGAAACAGCCAGCGGCAAGTATTGCTTACCTGTGGAAAGGATGATGAGATGGACGAAGAGCCTCCGGCCAAAGGAATTACGGCACAGCAGCGTTCATTACAAATGAAGATAGAAACTCTTTTCACGGATAAGCAGATTTATCTGAATGAAAATCTTACCATTTGGGATTTAGTGCGGGAAATAGGTACAAACCGCACCTATATTTCACGGGTGATCAACAACGATATCGGCGTTAACTTCTCGCAATTCGTCAACGGCCACCGTCTTGCACACGCTCGTCGTCTTACCGCCGAACAGCCCGGTTTATCGAAAGAAGAGGTTGCGCTACAGAGCGGCTTTGGTAGTGCAAAGTCAATGAGACGGGCAGAGAAAAGAGAATGA
- a CDS encoding 3-hydroxyacyl-ACP dehydratase FabZ family protein: MRFYLIDRITEVAPAKYVEGLKLISMSDDVFDEHFPGYPVFPGSLILEGLAQMSGLFFEYCLKQEGVTGKRAVLTLVNRMKYRRLVIPGDCLHYRADVKAFYPDAYATVTVKATCEGKRYAEGELFFSFLNDIMDEEMQKTTDRLMTLAFRNARVISEK, from the coding sequence ATGAGGTTTTATTTAATCGACCGGATTACGGAAGTTGCTCCGGCAAAATATGTAGAGGGATTGAAGCTCATCTCGATGAGCGACGATGTTTTTGACGAACATTTTCCCGGATACCCGGTTTTTCCCGGTTCCTTAATCCTGGAAGGCCTTGCCCAAATGAGTGGATTATTTTTTGAATACTGCCTCAAGCAAGAGGGGGTAACCGGTAAACGGGCCGTGTTGACATTGGTCAACCGGATGAAATACCGTCGCCTTGTTATCCCGGGAGACTGCCTGCATTACCGTGCCGATGTGAAAGCATTTTACCCGGATGCGTACGCGACGGTAACCGTAAAAGCCACGTGCGAAGGGAAACGATACGCTGAAGGCGAACTGTTTTTCAGTTTCTTAAACGACATCATGGATGAAGAAATGCAAAAAACAACCGATCGGCTGATGACACTGGCTTTCCGTAACGCGCGGGTAATTTCGGAGAAATGA
- a CDS encoding beta-ketoacyl-[acyl-carrier-protein] synthase family protein translates to MAVVITGYEIQSPLGCTCEESFASLQAGLSRVGNIQSFDAEGFPFKAAGEVRENGQVVATPSNIDRKVYFLERALSQLIENTTLDARYTSAERIMNIGTGIDYIDIASFFNHREYRQPPGSETTYYKTAAQIKKMAFEKQVSGGCNIFTAACVASAQAIGLSYRMIKRGMKRAILTGGSDSMISYVNYMGFYLLGAMSTDPNPATACKPFDRRRSGTVLGEGAAMLLLEESSLAREEEILAKIVGYGCTMDAYAITDPDPSARQLAKAIRLALEDAALAPGLIDCVHLHGTGTPKNAPAEYLALRQVFGERVAELPVYSMKGQTGHLVGSCTAVEMLAVMHSIREQEVPPTLNFTESDPEAPLFVVRGKPLSLPIRYVLKLNSSFGGHNTAIIIEKYQ, encoded by the coding sequence ATGGCCGTCGTAATCACCGGGTACGAAATACAATCGCCGTTGGGATGTACGTGCGAAGAAAGCTTTGCCAGCCTCCAGGCCGGTCTTTCCCGCGTGGGAAACATCCAAAGCTTCGATGCCGAAGGATTTCCCTTCAAGGCTGCCGGAGAGGTGAGAGAAAACGGGCAGGTGGTTGCAACGCCGTCGAATATTGACAGGAAAGTCTATTTTTTGGAGCGGGCACTCAGTCAGCTCATCGAAAACACCACCCTCGATGCACGCTACACCTCAGCCGAACGGATCATGAACATTGGTACCGGGATTGATTATATCGATATCGCTTCCTTTTTCAACCATCGGGAATACCGGCAACCGCCGGGATCGGAAACCACGTACTACAAAACGGCGGCACAAATTAAAAAAATGGCCTTCGAAAAGCAGGTATCCGGAGGCTGTAACATCTTTACAGCTGCTTGCGTGGCATCAGCCCAAGCCATCGGGCTGTCCTACCGGATGATCAAGCGCGGGATGAAACGCGCCATCCTGACTGGTGGCAGCGATTCGATGATCTCGTACGTGAACTACATGGGTTTTTATCTGCTTGGCGCCATGTCCACCGATCCCAACCCGGCCACCGCCTGCAAGCCTTTCGATCGCCGGAGAAGCGGCACCGTGCTGGGCGAGGGTGCCGCCATGCTGTTGCTTGAAGAGAGCAGCTTGGCACGGGAAGAGGAGATACTGGCCAAAATTGTCGGTTACGGCTGCACCATGGATGCCTATGCCATCACCGACCCTGACCCGTCGGCACGGCAATTGGCAAAAGCCATCCGCTTGGCGCTGGAGGACGCGGCCCTCGCACCCGGGTTGATCGATTGTGTTCATCTCCACGGTACCGGAACGCCGAAAAATGCTCCTGCCGAGTACCTGGCTCTTCGCCAGGTGTTTGGAGAGCGTGTGGCCGAGCTGCCTGTCTATTCCATGAAAGGACAGACCGGTCACCTGGTTGGTTCGTGCACTGCCGTTGAGATGCTTGCTGTAATGCATTCCATCAGGGAGCAGGAGGTACCACCCACGCTGAACTTCACGGAGAGTGATCCGGAAGCACCGCTGTTTGTAGTGCGCGGAAAACCACTTTCCTTGCCAATAAGATACGTGCTGAAGTTGAACTCGTCGTTTGGCGGGCACAACACAGCCATCATCATTGAGAAATACCAATAA
- a CDS encoding ABC transporter ATP-binding protein yields the protein MLNIRTDRLTRDFGTLRAVDNVSIEAGRGEIIGLLGANGAGKSTLIRMLCGLVKPTSGRGEVVGFDIVRQGAKIRRKIGYMGQQSTLFEDLTVRENIEFYAAVYGMSRRETRNRMNELMHDLRIGRYADKRIATLPSGWRQMLAFSTAMLHRPEVVFLDEPTSGLDAISRRELWNRISLEAGTGTTVMVSTHYLDEAFYCTRLIILEEGKVRVCGKTETVKSAGGADGLTHYFIHHEA from the coding sequence ATGCTAAATATTCGTACCGATAGGCTGACGCGCGATTTCGGCACACTCAGGGCTGTCGATAATGTCTCGATTGAGGCTGGTCGGGGTGAGATCATCGGCTTGCTGGGTGCCAATGGCGCAGGCAAGTCGACATTGATACGGATGCTTTGCGGGCTGGTAAAGCCCACTTCCGGAAGGGGTGAAGTGGTAGGGTTTGATATCGTCCGGCAAGGAGCGAAGATCAGACGAAAAATAGGTTATATGGGGCAGCAATCGACGCTGTTTGAAGATCTGACCGTACGTGAGAACATCGAATTCTATGCGGCCGTTTACGGGATGAGCCGCCGCGAAACCCGTAACCGGATGAACGAGTTGATGCACGATCTCCGTATTGGACGCTATGCCGATAAACGGATAGCCACCTTACCCTCGGGCTGGCGACAGATGTTGGCTTTCTCAACGGCGATGTTGCACCGTCCCGAAGTGGTTTTCCTCGACGAACCGACCAGCGGCCTCGACGCCATCAGCCGTCGCGAGCTATGGAACCGCATCTCTCTGGAAGCCGGAACAGGCACGACCGTGATGGTAAGTACCCATTACCTTGACGAAGCGTTCTACTGCACCCGCCTCATCATCTTGGAGGAGGGAAAGGTGAGGGTATGCGGAAAGACGGAAACAGTAAAATCCGCCGGAGGCGCCGACGGGCTGACACACTATTTTATTCATCACGAAGCATGA